The sequence below is a genomic window from bacterium.
ACTTCTGGATTGAGTGCGCCTATGCCATCTGAAATCGTCAAGAAGACCCAACTGCCGTCCGGCCTGCGTGTCATCACCGAGTCCCTGCCCGATCGCGAGTCGGTTTCGCTGGGTATCTGGATCGAAGTGGGCTCGCGCCATGAAGACCTGAAGGTGGCGGGGGTCTCGCATTTTCTCGAACACATGGTCTTCAAGGGGACACCTACCCGTTCCGCCAAACAGATCGCCACCGAACTGGAGCGGCTGGGCGGCGTGCTCAACGCCTTTACCACCCGCGAGCACACCTGTTACCACGCGCGCATCCTGTGCGACGATCTGCCGGTGGCGGTTGACCTGCTGGCCGACATTGCCACCCGCGCGACCATCCCCGGCGCCGAAGTGGTCAAAGAACGCAAAGTGATCGCCGAGGAAATCAAGGACACCCAGGACACGCCGCACGAACACATCCATGACGTGTTCGCCGAGCAAATGTGGCCCGATCATCCGATCGGGCGGCCGATCGCCGGCTCGCTGGAGAGCGTGAGACGGACCACGCGCGAGCGGCTGACGCAGCATCGTCGGTTGTTCTATCGTCCCGACCGGATTGTGGTGGCCGCATCGGGCGCGCTGTCGCACAATCGTCTGCTGGCGTTGGTGAAACGCCATCTCGATCTGCCGGCGCCGTCGGTCGCGCCGCCCTTGACGCCGGCGGTCAATGGCACGCAGCCGCGGCGCGCCGTGATTAGCCGCGAGATCAATCAGACGCATGTGCTGATCGGTTTCCCGACCTGGCCGTTTGTCGACAAACGCCGCTATGCCGCGCTGGTCACCACCAACCTGATGGGCGGCGGGATGTCGTCGCGCCTGTTCCAGAGCGTGCGCGAAAAGCGCGGGCTGGTGTATTCGATCTATGCCTTTCAGGACTCCTTTGTCGACACGGGGTTCTTCGCGGTCTATTTCGCCTGCGACCCGGCCCAGGTGGTGGTTGCGGCCGATCTGGTCCTGGAGGAATTGGGCAAACTGCGCCGCCAGGCGATTCCGGCGGCCGAATTGCGCGACGCGCAGTCGCAGCTGAAGGGCAATCTGGCGTTGGGGCTGGAGTCAACCTCCTCGCGCATGCACCGTTTGGCGCGTCACGAGCTGTATCTGGGCGGGTATGTCACGCCCAAGCAGACGATGCGTTCGATCGACAAGGTGACCGTGCGTGATGTCGCCGGCGTTGCGACCGAGGCCTTTCTGCCGGAACGCGCGGCGGCCTCGATCCTCGGCCCCGTGGACCAGAGCGTGCTCGACCGGATCGACTGGGGACGTCTTGACAAAAAACCACGCCGCGCTCCGGTCAGGCCGCGCGCGGCGGCGTAGGACCGAAATCCGCTTGACGGGTCCGGTCCCGCTTCGGAGATTATCGGCGCGTCACTTGCGGGCGTAATTCAGCGGTAGAATGCAAGCTTCCCAAGCTTGACGTCGTGGGTTCGATTCCCATCGCCCGCTTTTTCGCTCGATCGGGGTGGGGCCCGGATCCAATCAGCGATTTCGCGGTAGAAAATTAGGAGAGCTGTTCGTTCGACTGCCCGCACGGCATCCAAGATCATCCGGCAACCCGGAGTGGAGTGATGATATCCCAACGAGGGACCGTCTGGCTGGTGGCCGCATCCTGCGCCGTGGGACTTTTCGCGGCCTGCGGCGATGATGAGGAATCCGTCTGCATCGGCGATGAGTCCGTGATTGTCGCCATCAACCCCGAATCGATCTGGATCTACCGCGTCACCGACCGTGACACCGCCAACGCGATTGTGGACACGCACTCCGACACGATTCTGATCGTCAAGGATACCATCGCCGACGGCGACCCCTGGTCGGTGACTTCCATTGACGGCGAACTCTGGGCCAACCGCGCCGATGGGTTCTGGGTCTGGAGCGATCCGCAAAGCGTCGAGACCGAGCCCTATCTCCTGGCCCGTTTCCCGGCGGCGTTGGGACAGCAGTACGCCATTCCGGCCGGCGAGCTGGATGGCGACACCATGCTGGTGGCCGACATGATGGCCATCGTGCGCGTTCCCTACGGACAATTCACCGCCATTACCTACCAACAATCTAACGGCGGCCATGTGGTGTCGCTGCGTTACTTTGTCCGCGGCATTGGCCTGGTCAAGGAAATCGCGATCATCGGCACACCGCCCAATCAGGTTCTCCGGACCCGGGAACTGCTGAAATTCCGCACCGCCGGATGTTGAGATGTCCAGACTGAGCCACCGTGGGATCCTCCTGGCCGCCGGCGCGCTCGCGCTGGCGGGCTGCGATGGGGACGATGACGCGCGCTTTTGTCTGGGCGATCCGGCCGCGATCGTGTCGATCGCCGAAGGCAATCGCTGGAATTACCGCATCCGCGAATTCGATTCCACCCACACCCTCAAAGCCACCCGCGCGCAGCGTGTCGCGATTGTCGGCGACACCGTCATCGACAGTGAAACCTGGTATCGCATCGACACCGACGGGGACCGGGACTTTGCCTGGACGCTGCGCGACGACGGCCTGTGGGTCTGGTATGAGTTCGCCTATCCGACCAACAACC
It includes:
- a CDS encoding pitrilysin family protein — protein: MPSEIVKKTQLPSGLRVITESLPDRESVSLGIWIEVGSRHEDLKVAGVSHFLEHMVFKGTPTRSAKQIATELERLGGVLNAFTTREHTCYHARILCDDLPVAVDLLADIATRATIPGAEVVKERKVIAEEIKDTQDTPHEHIHDVFAEQMWPDHPIGRPIAGSLESVRRTTRERLTQHRRLFYRPDRIVVAASGALSHNRLLALVKRHLDLPAPSVAPPLTPAVNGTQPRRAVISREINQTHVLIGFPTWPFVDKRRYAALVTTNLMGGGMSSRLFQSVREKRGLVYSIYAFQDSFVDTGFFAVYFACDPAQVVVAADLVLEELGKLRRQAIPAAELRDAQSQLKGNLALGLESTSSRMHRLARHELYLGGYVTPKQTMRSIDKVTVRDVAGVATEAFLPERAAASILGPVDQSVLDRIDWGRLDKKPRRAPVRPRAAA